The Burkholderia cepacia genomic interval GTACAGGTCGTTCTTCGTGTACCAGGAGAACCAGTTCGGCGTGGACAGCTGCATCTCGTCACGCAGCGTGCTGGTGCTGAATGCCTTGTTGCCGATGAAGTTGATCTGGCGGATCTTCGCGCTCGGGCCTTCGGCCACCGCGAACAGGATCGACACGCGGTTCGCGTCGACCGGCGTGATCGTCGTCTTGACCTCGGCCGCGTAGAAGCCGCGCGTGAGGTACTGGCGCTTGAGCTCCTGCTCCGCCTTGTCGACGAGCGCCTTGTCGTAATAACGGCCGTCGGCGAGGCCGACCGCGCGCAGCGCCTTCGTCAGGTTGTCCTTGTCGAATTCCTTCGTGCCGGTGAAGTCGATCGACGCGATGGCCGGACGCTCCTGCACCTGCACGATCACGACGTTGCCCTGCGTGGCGATGCGTACGTCGTTGAAGAAGCCCGTCGCGTACAGTGCGCGGATTGCTTCGGATGCCTTGTCGTCCGTGAAGGTATCGCCCTGCTTGATCGGCAGGTAGGCGAACACCGAACCCGCTTCGACGCGCTGCAGCCCCTCGATCTTGATGTCTTGCACCACGAACGGTGCCGCTGCATGCGCCGCGAGGCCGTGCGCGGCGAGCGCGGCCGCTGCAACTGTCTTAGGTACAAAGCGATGAGGTTTGAACAACATGCATCCCCAATATTTAGCTGCATCAAATCAGGCGGCTGCCCAGCGGCCGCCGCCTGACGCTTCAGAAATGGATTAACCGAGCCAGATCGTTGAACAGCGCGATCGCCGACAATGCGACGATGCAGATCAACCCGGCTCTTTGCAGAATCAGCTGCCAGCGCTCCGAGACGGCTTTCCCGGTCGCGGCTTCAACCGCATAATATAACAGATGCCCCCCGTCCAAAACGGGAATCGGCAACAAGTTCAGGACGCCAAGGCTAATGCTGACAAGGGCGAGGAACGACAGGAACGCCGACGGACCGAGCCGCGCACTCTTGCCTGCGTAGTCGGCGATCGTCACGGGGCCGGACAGGTTCTTCAGCGACGCGTTGCCCGTGATCATGCGCCCGAACATCCGCAGCGAATACACGGAGATGTCCCACGTGCGGTGCGCGCCGAGCCGCAGGCTCTCGATCGGCCCGTAACGCACGTCGACGGACGGCGCATGCATCGACAGCGCCGCGCCGATCCGGCCGACCTGCTGCCCCGATTCGTCGTCGCGCTGCATCTGCGGCACGATCGACACCGTCTGCGCGGCGCCGTCGCGCTCGATCTTCATCGCCAGCGTCTTGCCCGCATGGTGCTTGATTGCGTCGATGAAGCGCGTCGCGCCGCCGATCGGCTTGCCGTCGAGCGCGACCAGCTTGTCGCCGGACTTCAGGCCCGCCTGCTCCGCCGCGCTGCCTGGCTGCACCGACGCGACCGACAGCGTGCCGCCACCGGTCTCGAAGCCCAGATGGGCCATGAAATCGTCGTCGATGTCGCCTTCCGCGATATTGCGCAAATCGACGCGGAAATCGAACGTCGACGCACCGCCGTCGCGCGCGCCGAGCACGATCTCGCGGTGATCGAACGCGGCCGCGAGCAGCTTCCAGCGCAGGTCCGACCACGAGCGCACCGGCTGCGCGTCGCCTGCGGGCACATCACGGATCGACACGATCGCCTCACCGCCGTCGAAGCCCGCGCGCGCCGCCGCCGTGCCGGCGGCCGGCGGCGCGACGATCGCGGCCGGCTCGGTCACGCCGGTGGCAAATACGGCGGAAAACAGGAGAATTGCCAACAGGAAGTTGGCAATCGGCCCGGCCGCGACGATCGCGATGCGCTTGTAGACCGATTGCCGGTTGAACGCCTGGCCGAGTTCCTCGGGCGGGATGCCGGGGCCGGGATCGCGCTCGTCGAGCATCTTCACGTAGCCGCCGAGCGGCAACGCGGACAGCGTCCACTCGGTGCCCGTCCGGCGGCTGACCCAGCGCGCGACGGGCTGGCCGAAGCCGATCGAGAAACGCAGCACCTTCACGCCGCACCAGCGCGCG includes:
- the rseP gene encoding RIP metalloprotease RseP, with amino-acid sequence MNVLVELIAFAVAIGVLVVVHEYGHYRVARWCGVKVLRFSIGFGQPVARWVSRRTGTEWTLSALPLGGYVKMLDERDPGPGIPPEELGQAFNRQSVYKRIAIVAAGPIANFLLAILLFSAVFATGVTEPAAIVAPPAAGTAAARAGFDGGEAIVSIRDVPAGDAQPVRSWSDLRWKLLAAAFDHREIVLGARDGGASTFDFRVDLRNIAEGDIDDDFMAHLGFETGGGTLSVASVQPGSAAEQAGLKSGDKLVALDGKPIGGATRFIDAIKHHAGKTLAMKIERDGAAQTVSIVPQMQRDDESGQQVGRIGAALSMHAPSVDVRYGPIESLRLGAHRTWDISVYSLRMFGRMITGNASLKNLSGPVTIADYAGKSARLGPSAFLSFLALVSISLGVLNLLPIPVLDGGHLLYYAVEAATGKAVSERWQLILQRAGLICIVALSAIALFNDLARLIHF